The Xanthomonas sp. DAR 34887 genome has a segment encoding these proteins:
- a CDS encoding acid phosphatase translates to MPSIPGFPFRSAALALLALALAACSTSPARAPTAAQAMAEAEPGKAIGYLAPAAVPASLQLLPAPPAEDSPGQALDQAVNHEALALRGSARWHQAARDADLSFPSGAGQFACALGVAIDAQRTPHLYTLLERSRIDASAATKAAKNHYRRPRPFMLNQQPVCTPDDEDGLRHSGSYPSGHSAIGWAWALILSEIAPDRADALIARGRNYGESRLVCNVHWQSDVLAGRFMGAATVARLHADPAFQADLAAAHEEIVRAQAQGAKPGEDCAAQTQTLQVRPASAL, encoded by the coding sequence ATGCCCTCAATCCCTGGCTTCCCTTTCCGTTCTGCCGCCCTCGCCCTGCTGGCGCTCGCGCTCGCCGCGTGCAGCACCTCACCCGCCCGTGCGCCGACAGCGGCGCAGGCGATGGCCGAAGCCGAGCCGGGCAAGGCGATCGGCTACCTCGCGCCTGCCGCGGTTCCGGCCAGCCTGCAGCTGCTGCCGGCTCCGCCGGCCGAGGACTCGCCCGGGCAGGCGCTGGACCAGGCAGTGAACCACGAGGCGCTGGCACTGCGCGGCAGTGCGCGCTGGCACCAGGCCGCGCGCGACGCCGATCTCAGCTTCCCGTCCGGCGCCGGCCAGTTCGCCTGCGCGCTGGGCGTGGCCATCGACGCGCAGCGCACACCGCACCTGTACACCTTGCTGGAACGCAGCCGCATCGACGCCAGCGCCGCGACCAAGGCGGCCAAGAACCACTACCGGCGGCCGCGGCCGTTCATGCTCAACCAGCAGCCGGTCTGCACCCCGGACGACGAGGACGGGCTGCGCCACAGCGGCTCCTATCCCTCCGGCCACAGCGCCATCGGCTGGGCTTGGGCGCTGATCCTCAGCGAGATCGCGCCCGATCGCGCCGACGCCCTGATCGCCCGCGGCCGCAACTACGGCGAAAGCCGGCTGGTATGCAACGTGCACTGGCAGAGCGACGTGCTGGCCGGGCGCTTCATGGGCGCGGCCACGGTGGCCCGGCTGCATGCCGACCCGGCATTCCAGGCCGACCTGGCCGCGGCGCACGAAGAGATCGTCCGCGCGCAGGCGCAGGGCGCCAAGCCGGGCGAGGACTGCGCGGCGCAGACGCAGACGCTGCAAGTACGGCCGGCTAGCGCGCTGTAG
- a CDS encoding IS110 family transposase has product MAKDTLAVHVLPLNQLLSFPNTAQGHQRLCDQLAGQCVGNVLLEATGGYERAVMNALATAGLPVTRINPRRARAFATALGTIAKTDPLDAALLARMAQLVQAPAPPPDPLREQLRMLVQRREQLVQQRDDERRRLHQATLAVVRECLIQQIGDLRRRLQRMNQAIKQVQHQLDDALARSLSAVPGIGEVTTASLIAYLPELGTLDRRQIAALVGVAPYNVDSGKHRGKRRIRGGRAPIRRVLYMACWSVVRTQASFKERYHQLRARGKPAKVAITACMRVLLIRLNAMARDRTPWQEATG; this is encoded by the coding sequence GTGGCCAAGGACACCTTGGCCGTTCACGTGCTTCCCCTGAACCAGTTGCTGTCCTTTCCCAATACCGCCCAGGGCCACCAGCGCCTGTGTGACCAGCTTGCCGGGCAGTGCGTCGGCAACGTGCTGCTGGAGGCCACCGGCGGCTACGAACGAGCGGTCATGAACGCCCTGGCCACGGCAGGCCTCCCGGTGACCCGGATCAATCCGCGCCGCGCGCGCGCGTTTGCCACGGCCTTGGGCACCATTGCCAAGACCGATCCGCTGGATGCGGCCTTGCTCGCGCGCATGGCCCAGCTGGTGCAAGCGCCCGCGCCGCCTCCTGATCCCTTGCGCGAGCAACTGCGCATGCTGGTCCAGCGCCGCGAACAACTGGTCCAGCAGCGCGACGACGAGCGCCGTCGGTTGCATCAGGCGACCCTGGCCGTGGTGCGTGAGTGTCTGATCCAACAGATCGGCGACTTGCGTCGCCGTCTCCAGCGGATGAACCAGGCGATCAAGCAGGTGCAGCACCAGCTCGACGATGCACTGGCGCGCTCGCTGAGCGCGGTCCCTGGCATCGGCGAGGTCACCACGGCCAGCCTGATCGCCTACCTGCCCGAGTTGGGCACCCTGGACCGCCGCCAGATCGCGGCTCTGGTCGGCGTGGCGCCCTACAACGTGGACAGCGGCAAGCACCGTGGCAAACGCCGCATCCGCGGCGGGCGGGCCCCGATCCGACGGGTGCTCTACATGGCCTGTTGGAGCGTCGTGCGCACCCAAGCCTCCTTCAAGGAGCGCTATCACCAGCTACGGGCACGCGGCAAGCCCGCCAAGGTGGCCATCACCGCGTGCATGCGCGTGCTGCTGATCCGCCTCAACGCCATGGCGCGTGATCGCACACCATGGCAAGAGGCAACCGGGTGA
- a CDS encoding rhomboid family intramembrane serine protease, translating into MDTSPLSPSPPADDAQAQDRFDRARILRAFNASLALVAVLVAVFASQGLFDWRPWSVGPQQASGLLGLLTAPLLHGSLEHLAANAGALLILGTLAGSVYPRATLAALPLMWLGSGLGAWLLGEPGSHHLGASGVTHGLLFLVFVLGLLRRDRAAIAASMIAFLFYGGMLVTVLPHEAGVSWQSHLGGALGGAVAALLLRHRDPLPPRKRYSWEDEDEETLAPLDQELEPPPPAQVPVLWQPAPPTRGVVLRFPPRQERDEG; encoded by the coding sequence ATGGACACTTCTCCGCTCTCCCCGTCCCCGCCTGCCGACGATGCGCAGGCGCAGGACCGCTTCGACCGGGCACGGATCCTGCGCGCCTTCAACGCCAGCCTCGCCCTGGTCGCCGTGCTGGTGGCGGTGTTCGCCAGCCAGGGCCTGTTCGACTGGCGACCGTGGTCGGTGGGGCCGCAGCAGGCCAGCGGCCTGCTCGGGCTGCTGACCGCGCCCTTGCTGCACGGGTCGCTGGAACACCTGGCCGCCAACGCCGGCGCGCTGTTGATCCTGGGCACCCTGGCTGGCAGCGTGTACCCGCGCGCCACCCTGGCCGCGCTTCCACTGATGTGGCTGGGCTCGGGCCTGGGCGCGTGGCTGCTCGGCGAACCCGGCAGCCACCATCTGGGCGCCAGCGGCGTCACCCACGGCCTGCTGTTTCTGGTGTTCGTGCTGGGACTGCTGCGCCGCGACCGCGCCGCGATCGCCGCCAGCATGATCGCGTTCCTGTTCTACGGCGGCATGCTGGTGACGGTGCTGCCGCACGAGGCCGGCGTGTCCTGGCAGTCGCACCTGGGCGGCGCGCTGGGCGGCGCGGTCGCGGCCCTGCTGCTGCGCCACCGCGACCCGCTGCCGCCGCGCAAGCGCTACAGCTGGGAAGACGAAGACGAGGAAACGCTGGCGCCGCTGGACCAGGAACTGGAGCCACCGCCGCCCGCGCAGGTGCCGGTGCTGTGGCAGCCGGCGCCGCCGACGCGCGGCGTGGTGCTGCGCTTCCCGCCGCGGCAGGAGCGCGACGAAGGCTGA
- a CDS encoding TerC family protein — MQTIGNVWLWSGFAIVVIAALLADLVLMRHGGPHKVTFKEALWWSVGWIALALAFNAGLWWYLRETIDVATGNQYGLEFLTGYLVEKSLAVDNIFVFLMIMSYFAVPEEQRQRVLVIGVLGAIVLRAVMIFAGSVLLTKFHWLLYVFGAFLLLTGIKMWFSAGKEPDLEANPVLRFMRKHLRLTPQYHGNALSVTREGKRWFTPLFAVLMLIAITDVIFAVDSIPAIFAITTDPFLVLTSNVFAVLGLRAMFFLLAGMADRFHLLPYGLAIVLVFIGTKMLIIDLYKIPVLVSLLAVAVVIGATVVLSLLRPAKPAH; from the coding sequence ATGCAAACGATAGGCAACGTGTGGTTGTGGAGCGGTTTCGCGATCGTGGTGATCGCGGCGCTGCTGGCGGATCTGGTGCTGATGCGCCACGGCGGTCCGCACAAGGTCACCTTCAAGGAAGCGCTGTGGTGGAGCGTGGGCTGGATCGCCCTGGCGCTGGCGTTCAACGCCGGGCTGTGGTGGTACCTGCGCGAGACCATCGACGTGGCCACCGGCAATCAGTACGGGCTGGAGTTCCTGACCGGCTACCTGGTGGAGAAGTCGCTGGCGGTCGACAACATCTTCGTGTTCCTGATGATCATGAGCTACTTCGCGGTGCCGGAGGAGCAGCGCCAGCGCGTGCTGGTGATCGGCGTGCTCGGCGCGATCGTGCTGCGCGCGGTCATGATCTTCGCCGGCTCGGTGCTGCTGACCAAGTTCCACTGGCTGCTGTACGTGTTCGGCGCGTTCCTGCTGCTGACCGGCATCAAGATGTGGTTCTCGGCGGGCAAGGAGCCGGACCTGGAGGCCAATCCGGTGCTGCGCTTCATGCGCAAGCACCTGCGCCTGACCCCGCAGTACCACGGCAACGCGCTGAGCGTGACCCGGGAAGGCAAGCGCTGGTTCACCCCGCTGTTCGCGGTGCTGATGCTGATCGCCATCACCGACGTGATCTTCGCGGTGGACAGCATCCCGGCGATCTTCGCGATCACCACCGATCCGTTCCTGGTGCTGACCTCCAACGTGTTCGCGGTGCTGGGCCTGCGCGCGATGTTCTTCCTGCTGGCGGGCATGGCCGACCGCTTCCACCTGCTGCCGTACGGGCTGGCGATCGTGCTGGTGTTCATCGGCACCAAGATGCTGATCATCGACCTGTACAAGATCCCGGTGCTGGTCTCGCTGCTGGCGGTGGCGGTGGTGATCGGCGCGACGGTGGTGCTGAGCCTGCTGCGCCCGGCCAAGCCGGCGCACTGA
- a CDS encoding class I SAM-dependent rRNA methyltransferase, producing the protein MNTPLPVVRLKNAWRSSHPWIFQKLVEKPAAKPKPGSLVDVVGVDGEWIGRGFYNGHSRIAVRILETDPEIAVDETWFARKIAEAVSLRRDVLKLDAVSDAWRVVHAEGDGLSGLVVDRYGDLLVVEFFSAGMFRYREWIYAALRAQFPGARFYSFAEEHVQKQESFDYRPVSSSGERPEPAIISEYGVRFRADPAGAHKTGFFADQRENRQWLSQQVEGKRVLDLCCNTGGFAVYAKVRGAEEVVGVDIDEDVIEIAKGNAKLNDVRLKFVQADIFPYLRDAAVRGDRYDVVILDPAKMTRDRDQVIPALKKYLDMNKLALGVVAPGGLFATFSCTGLVAEHEFLDMLRRAAYFSGRTIQILKVAGAGADHPFMAHVQESRYLKAVFCRVLN; encoded by the coding sequence ATGAATACTCCCCTGCCCGTAGTCCGCCTCAAGAACGCCTGGCGCTCCAGCCATCCATGGATCTTCCAGAAACTGGTCGAAAAACCTGCCGCCAAGCCCAAGCCGGGCAGCCTCGTCGACGTGGTCGGGGTGGACGGGGAGTGGATCGGCCGCGGTTTCTACAATGGCCATTCGCGCATCGCCGTGCGCATCCTCGAGACCGATCCCGAGATCGCGGTCGACGAAACCTGGTTCGCGCGCAAGATCGCCGAGGCGGTGTCGCTGCGCCGTGACGTGCTCAAGCTGGACGCGGTGTCCGACGCCTGGCGCGTGGTGCATGCCGAAGGCGATGGCCTGTCCGGGCTGGTCGTGGACCGCTATGGCGATCTGCTGGTGGTGGAGTTCTTCAGTGCCGGCATGTTCCGCTACCGCGAGTGGATCTACGCCGCGCTGCGCGCCCAGTTCCCCGGCGCGCGCTTCTACAGCTTCGCCGAGGAGCACGTGCAGAAGCAGGAGAGCTTCGACTACCGCCCGGTGTCCAGCAGCGGCGAGCGTCCGGAGCCAGCGATCATCAGCGAATACGGCGTGCGTTTCCGCGCCGATCCGGCCGGCGCGCACAAGACCGGCTTCTTCGCCGACCAGCGCGAGAACCGCCAGTGGCTGAGCCAGCAGGTGGAAGGCAAGCGCGTGCTCGACCTGTGCTGCAACACCGGCGGCTTCGCCGTCTACGCCAAGGTGCGCGGTGCCGAGGAGGTGGTCGGCGTGGACATCGACGAGGACGTGATCGAGATCGCCAAGGGCAACGCCAAGCTCAACGACGTGCGGCTCAAGTTCGTGCAGGCCGACATCTTCCCCTACCTGCGCGATGCAGCGGTGCGCGGCGACCGCTACGACGTGGTGATCCTGGACCCGGCCAAGATGACACGCGACCGCGATCAGGTGATCCCGGCGCTGAAGAAGTACCTGGACATGAACAAGCTGGCGCTGGGCGTGGTCGCCCCGGGCGGCCTGTTCGCCACCTTCTCCTGCACCGGCCTGGTCGCCGAGCACGAGTTCCTGGACATGCTGCGCCGCGCCGCGTATTTCTCCGGCCGCACCATCCAGATCCTGAAGGTGGCCGGCGCCGGCGCCGACCACCCGTTCATGGCCCACGTGCAGGAATCGCGCTATCTGAAGGCGGTGTTCTGCCGCGTACTGAACTGA
- a CDS encoding TonB-dependent receptor gives MRQQLKKFRSKAMFTFVGGVLVINPAFAQQAPQTQAQTQTSQQSSADATTLDTVSVTGIRNSLNQSMGIKRDNAGVVDAISAEDIGKFPDTNLAESLQRITGISIERRDGEGAQVTARGFGPQFNAVTLNGRVIPGADAFGAPGAVPIGGVDGGTRAFNFAQLASEAITGLEVYKTSRANAPSGGIGATINILTDRPFNHKGLVASGGVKAAYDDSQPFDNKVTPEVSGIFSYTNPDKTWGIGLSGSYQKRRGGSVQATENAWNIQRWTGTDPALRPDANVQNAPAIGQLYGMPNDLRYAFADFERERLNGQAVVQFAPTDSLTLTLDYTYSSNEIREDRGEQGIWLQRANSFTDLVFDTGQAVATPVYLRDVPNGAKDFGMEQQRNMQKYKLGSLGFNADWQATDRLRLTFDAHDSKTQSLPNDPLTGGSATYFSFAGTNNCTGGTQCGGQWAQELFFNNSLPIGARTWYPTAADSIAGTNGLLNQDFSPAELGSQVLRIYYQSQVTEVKEGRVDGQFDFDNGRFQFGVDSAKTTMHRRTSDTYSTLGDWGVANAGNEPGMQALLQPVGITGMFNDFNASGAAPHAWRGNADQLAQWAGDTYGATTRYNPLFSADNQVEEKTRAAYMQLEFDGTLGSMTTNTRIGVRYEKTDVVSTSQVATPTALEWQANNDFQLLRSDEVQPFSEKHSYSYVLPNLDFSINLTDELKARASFGQSIARAPYSNLLAGPTPGTPSGSILINPSTRASGSAQNPSLDPLESNNLDLALEWYFADASYVSVTFWDKRVSNFIGTSVTRENLYGLRDPTSGPDAQAALAFLQSGACAAQVAAAGNDVAAACSANDTSLFSAVAMLRNAAATGGLGAYNGSSAQSLALENAYDLVGEADDPLYEFDVSRPVNQNKAKIHGWELGGQYFFGDTGFGIYANYTIVKGDVGFDNTVLDRDQFALLGLSDTANAMLMYEKYGWSARLAWNWRDEYLIAANQDGSNRNPYYVEPYQQLDLSVSYAITDNLSIGFEAINITSEDVRWHGRSKKQVIKVLDQSPRYTLGVRYNF, from the coding sequence ATGCGTCAGCAGTTGAAGAAGTTCCGCTCCAAGGCCATGTTCACCTTCGTCGGCGGGGTGCTGGTGATCAATCCGGCGTTCGCCCAGCAGGCGCCGCAGACCCAGGCGCAGACCCAGACCAGCCAGCAGTCCTCGGCCGACGCCACCACCCTGGACACGGTCAGCGTCACCGGCATCCGCAACAGCCTCAACCAGTCGATGGGGATCAAGCGCGACAACGCCGGCGTGGTCGATGCGATCAGCGCCGAAGACATCGGCAAGTTTCCCGACACCAACCTGGCCGAGTCGCTGCAGCGCATCACCGGCATCTCGATCGAGCGCCGCGACGGCGAAGGCGCGCAGGTCACCGCGCGCGGTTTCGGCCCGCAGTTCAATGCGGTCACCCTCAACGGCCGGGTGATCCCCGGCGCCGACGCGTTCGGCGCGCCGGGTGCGGTACCGATCGGCGGCGTCGACGGCGGCACCCGCGCGTTCAACTTCGCGCAGCTGGCCTCCGAGGCGATCACCGGCCTGGAGGTGTACAAGACCAGCCGCGCCAACGCGCCCAGCGGCGGCATCGGCGCCACCATCAACATCCTCACCGACCGCCCGTTCAATCACAAAGGCCTGGTGGCCAGCGGCGGCGTCAAGGCCGCGTACGACGACTCGCAGCCGTTCGACAACAAGGTCACGCCGGAAGTGTCCGGCATCTTCAGCTACACCAACCCGGACAAGACCTGGGGCATCGGCCTGAGCGGCAGCTACCAGAAGCGCCGCGGCGGTTCGGTGCAGGCGACCGAGAACGCCTGGAACATCCAGCGCTGGACCGGCACCGATCCGGCGCTGCGCCCGGACGCCAACGTGCAGAACGCGCCGGCGATCGGCCAGCTGTACGGCATGCCCAACGACCTGCGCTACGCCTTCGCCGATTTCGAACGCGAGCGGCTCAACGGCCAGGCGGTGGTGCAGTTCGCGCCGACCGACAGCCTGACCCTGACCCTGGACTACACCTATTCGAGCAACGAGATCCGCGAGGACCGCGGCGAGCAGGGCATCTGGCTGCAGCGCGCCAACAGCTTCACCGACCTGGTGTTCGACACCGGGCAGGCGGTGGCCACGCCGGTGTACCTGCGCGACGTGCCCAACGGCGCCAAGGACTTCGGCATGGAGCAGCAGCGCAACATGCAGAAGTACAAGCTCGGCTCGCTCGGCTTCAATGCCGACTGGCAGGCCACCGATCGCCTGCGCCTGACCTTCGATGCGCACGACTCCAAGACCCAGAGCCTGCCCAACGATCCGCTCACCGGCGGCAGCGCCACCTACTTCAGCTTCGCCGGCACCAACAACTGCACCGGCGGCACCCAGTGCGGCGGCCAGTGGGCGCAGGAACTGTTCTTCAACAACAGCCTGCCGATCGGCGCGCGCACCTGGTATCCGACCGCGGCCGATTCCATCGCCGGGACCAACGGCCTGCTCAACCAGGACTTCAGCCCGGCCGAACTCGGCTCGCAGGTCCTGCGCATCTATTACCAGAGCCAGGTCACGGAGGTGAAGGAAGGGCGCGTCGACGGCCAGTTCGACTTCGACAATGGGCGCTTCCAGTTCGGCGTGGACAGCGCCAAGACCACCATGCACCGGCGCACCAGCGACACCTATTCGACGCTGGGCGACTGGGGTGTGGCCAATGCCGGCAACGAGCCGGGCATGCAGGCGCTGCTGCAGCCGGTCGGCATCACCGGCATGTTCAACGACTTCAACGCCTCCGGTGCGGCGCCGCATGCCTGGCGCGGCAACGCCGACCAGCTTGCGCAGTGGGCCGGCGACACCTACGGCGCGACCACGCGCTACAACCCGCTGTTCAGCGCCGACAACCAGGTCGAGGAAAAGACCCGCGCCGCGTACATGCAGCTGGAATTCGATGGCACGCTCGGCAGCATGACCACCAACACCCGCATCGGCGTGCGCTACGAGAAGACCGACGTGGTTTCCACCTCGCAGGTCGCGACCCCGACCGCGCTGGAGTGGCAGGCCAACAACGACTTCCAGTTGCTGCGTTCCGACGAAGTGCAGCCGTTCAGCGAGAAGCACAGCTACAGCTACGTGCTGCCGAACCTGGATTTCAGCATCAACCTCACCGACGAACTGAAGGCCCGCGCCTCGTTCGGGCAGAGCATCGCGCGCGCGCCGTACAGCAACCTGCTTGCCGGACCGACGCCGGGCACGCCGAGCGGCTCGATCCTGATCAATCCCTCCACGCGCGCATCCGGCAGTGCCCAGAATCCGAGTCTGGATCCGCTGGAATCCAACAACCTGGACCTGGCGCTGGAGTGGTACTTCGCCGATGCCAGTTACGTGTCGGTGACGTTCTGGGACAAGCGCGTATCCAACTTCATCGGCACCAGCGTCACCCGCGAAAACCTCTACGGCCTGCGCGATCCCACCTCCGGGCCGGACGCGCAGGCGGCGCTGGCGTTCCTGCAGAGCGGCGCCTGCGCCGCGCAGGTCGCCGCCGCCGGCAACGACGTGGCGGCGGCCTGCTCGGCCAACGACACCTCGCTGTTCTCGGCGGTGGCGATGCTGCGCAACGCCGCGGCCACCGGCGGACTGGGCGCGTACAACGGCAGTTCGGCGCAGAGCCTGGCGCTGGAGAACGCCTACGACCTGGTCGGCGAGGCGGACGATCCGCTGTACGAATTCGATGTGTCGCGCCCGGTCAACCAGAACAAGGCCAAGATCCACGGCTGGGAGCTGGGCGGGCAGTACTTCTTCGGCGACACCGGGTTCGGCATCTATGCCAACTACACCATCGTCAAGGGCGACGTCGGCTTCGACAACACCGTGCTGGACCGCGACCAGTTCGCGCTGCTCGGCCTCAGCGACACCGCCAACGCGATGCTGATGTATGAGAAGTACGGCTGGAGCGCGCGCCTGGCCTGGAACTGGCGCGACGAGTACCTGATCGCGGCCAACCAGGACGGGTCCAACCGCAACCCGTACTACGTCGAGCCGTACCAGCAGCTGGACCTGAGCGTGAGCTATGCGATCACCGACAACCTGTCGATCGGCTTCGAGGCGATCAACATCACCAGCGAGGACGTGCGCTGGCACGGGCGCTCGAAGAAGCAGGTGATCAAGGTGCTGGACCAGAGCCCGCGCTACACGTTGGGCGTGCGCTACAACTTCTGA
- a CDS encoding SapC family protein, translating into MARYELLNNVAHQDLRVILRFGPEFGDAAGVVQAFPTEYAELQREYPILLRKDPGGRFESVALLGFEQQENLFLQGAHWNAAYLPGIVAKGPFLIGFQEQHEDGVLRREPVIHVDLDHPRVSFSEGERVFLPQGGHSPYLEHIITVLRGIRDGVEGSEAMFAAFDALGLIQPLRIDVQLGHAHNVHLAGLYGIDRERLAALDAPSLHGLHRAGYLEGAYLLLASLHNMRRLMAEKQRRLQQVGVDAVASGQAA; encoded by the coding sequence ATGGCCCGATACGAATTGCTCAACAACGTGGCCCACCAGGACCTGCGCGTGATCCTGCGGTTCGGCCCGGAGTTCGGCGACGCCGCCGGCGTGGTACAGGCGTTCCCGACCGAATACGCCGAGTTGCAGCGCGAATATCCGATCCTGTTGCGCAAGGACCCGGGCGGACGCTTCGAGTCGGTCGCGCTGCTGGGCTTCGAGCAGCAGGAAAACCTGTTCCTGCAGGGCGCGCACTGGAATGCGGCGTACCTGCCCGGCATCGTCGCCAAGGGTCCGTTCCTGATCGGATTCCAGGAGCAGCACGAGGACGGCGTGCTGCGCCGCGAACCGGTGATCCACGTCGATCTGGACCACCCGCGGGTCAGCTTCAGCGAAGGCGAGCGGGTGTTCCTGCCGCAGGGCGGGCACAGCCCCTACCTGGAGCACATCATCACCGTGCTGCGCGGCATCCGCGACGGCGTGGAGGGCAGCGAGGCCATGTTCGCCGCCTTCGATGCGCTGGGCCTGATCCAGCCGCTGCGCATCGACGTGCAGCTCGGGCACGCGCACAACGTGCATCTGGCCGGGCTGTACGGGATCGACCGCGAACGGCTGGCCGCGCTCGATGCGCCGTCGCTGCATGGGCTGCACCGCGCCGGCTATCTGGAAGGCGCCTATCTGCTGCTGGCGTCGCTGCACAACATGCGCCGGCTGATGGCCGAGAAGCAGCGCCGCCTGCAGCAGGTGGGCGTGGACGCGGTCGCCTCCGGGCAGGCCGCCTGA
- a CDS encoding cupin-like domain-containing protein, translated as MDALAAIAERNDCRGGTLPLADLLAAGEPVVLRGVARDWTLVQAGLRGTREAMDLLRGHSNGRPLQYSYGAPEIAGRPFYNDDFTALNFDVRRSDLHGLLEAIAAHLDDPRPPAYYLASLPVDDSLPGFRDGNDVDFAAHGVQVRPSIWIGNRTTASCHYDAPNNLACCAVGRRRFTVFPPEQIGNLYPGPLEPTPGGQAISVVDFAAPDFARYPRFGEALAHGRSAVLEPGDALFLPSLWWHHVEGLEPFNVLVNYWWSSAPAHLPAPMQALYHALWAIRDRPEAEKAAWREIFDYYVFGPAARAGAHLPAPARHLLGPIDDTQARQLRAMLLAKLNR; from the coding sequence GTGGACGCGTTGGCGGCGATTGCCGAGCGCAACGATTGCCGGGGCGGCACCTTGCCGCTGGCCGACCTGCTCGCCGCCGGCGAACCGGTGGTGCTGCGTGGCGTGGCGCGCGACTGGACACTGGTGCAGGCTGGCCTGCGCGGCACGCGCGAGGCGATGGACCTGTTGCGCGGGCACAGCAACGGCCGCCCGCTGCAGTACTCCTACGGCGCGCCGGAGATCGCCGGCCGGCCGTTCTACAACGACGACTTCACCGCGCTGAACTTCGACGTGCGGCGCAGCGACCTGCACGGCCTGCTGGAGGCGATCGCCGCGCATCTGGACGATCCGCGGCCGCCGGCCTACTACCTGGCCTCGCTGCCGGTGGACGACAGCCTGCCGGGCTTCCGCGACGGCAACGATGTGGACTTCGCCGCGCACGGCGTGCAGGTGCGGCCGAGCATCTGGATCGGCAACCGCACCACCGCGTCCTGCCACTACGATGCGCCGAACAACCTGGCCTGCTGCGCGGTCGGCCGGCGCCGTTTCACCGTGTTCCCGCCGGAGCAGATCGGCAATCTCTATCCCGGCCCGCTGGAGCCGACCCCGGGCGGACAGGCGATCAGCGTGGTGGATTTCGCCGCGCCGGACTTCGCCCGCTATCCGCGCTTCGGCGAGGCGCTGGCGCATGGCCGCAGCGCGGTGCTGGAACCGGGCGACGCGCTGTTCCTGCCCAGCCTGTGGTGGCATCACGTGGAAGGGCTGGAGCCGTTCAACGTGCTGGTCAACTACTGGTGGAGCAGCGCGCCGGCCCATCTGCCGGCGCCGATGCAGGCGCTGTATCACGCGCTGTGGGCGATTCGCGACCGGCCCGAGGCGGAGAAGGCGGCGTGGCGGGAGATCTTCGACTACTACGTGTTCGGCCCGGCCGCGCGCGCCGGCGCGCATCTGCCGGCGCCGGCGCGGCACCTGCTCGGGCCGATCGACGACACCCAGGCGCGGCAGCTGCGCGCGATGCTGCTGGCCAAGCTCAACCGCTGA